GTTTTTTAAAATTTGAACCTTTTAAAATGGGTTGATATTTAAGATTAATTTCCCGATTGCGTTAAGTGGTCGGGATTTTCTATTTTATATAACTGTTGTTATGTTTTCATTTTTTATAAATGTAATAGAAGCACTTAATGTATTTGAGTATTCAAAATATTTAATGAATTAAAATATCAAGATGTATGAAATGTATTTCTTTTTGTGGTAAATTGCACTGTAAATGATTGTGTTACTTCTATATTGTCAAGTCAGATTCATTCATAATTTAATAATCAGGTTAGCTTATAAATAGTTGATTTTTAGTTTTTTTTTAAGCTAATAAGGGATTTTATTAGAAGATATTTGGCGTAATTTTTTATAGACATAATAATTTAAAAACTAATTATGAAAGAGCTTGACGATTATAAATATGCCCTTGACGAGTCAGCAATTGTTGCTATTACGGATCCAAAGGGAATAATTATACATGCCAACGATAATTTTTGTAAGATTTCAAAATATAGCAGGGAAGAATTAATCGGGATGGACCATAGGATCATTAATTCCAGTTTTCACCCAAAGGAATTTATCCGAGATTTATGGATAACTATTGCGAATGGAAAAATATGGAAGGGAGAACTCAAAAATAAGGCGAAAGACGGTACTATATATTGGGTTGATACAACAATCGTTCCTTTTTTAGATAAAGATAATAAGCCATATCAGTATGTTGCAATACGCTCTGATATAACATTAAGGAAAAAGGCCGAGGAGGATTTGATTAAATATTCTTCAGCCTTAAAGTATAAAAATACCCAGCTAATTGATTTCTGCAATATAGTTTCACACAATTTAAGAGCACCCTTAATTAATATTTCAATGTTAGTTGATTATATTGATCAAAGCACTGACGAAGATGAGCGACAAATAGTGCATTCCAAAATAAAACCTGTAGTAAACCATCTGATGGAAATTTTTAACGAATTGGTTGAATCTATCCAAATTCAACAGGAAACAGGAATAATTACAGATAGAAATTGTTTAGAAGATTGCTTAGATAAAGTACTTATTTGCTTTGATACACAAATCAAGGAATATGATGCAAATATTGAGCTTGATGTCATTGATGCCCCAATAATTTATTTCCCTAATAAATATTTTGAAAGCATTATTACCAATTTAATGAGCAATGCATTGAAATATAAATCACCCCAGCGAAAGCCAAATATTAAAATAAAATCCAGAAAAGTTAATGATACAGTATTACTTTCGATTTGTGATAATGGACTAGGAATTGATATAGATTTGCACAAAAATAATCTTTTTAAAATTCGAAAAACATTCCACAAACATCCTGATGCAAAAGGATTTGGACTTTTTATGACGAAGACCCAAGTCGAATCCATGGGGGGGAAGATATGGGTGGAAAGCCAGCCAGATATGGGTAGTACTTTTTTTGTTGAATTTAATAATCAAAATTTATGACAGCTATCAAGCAACT
The Flavobacterium sp. 5 DNA segment above includes these coding regions:
- a CDS encoding ATP-binding protein produces the protein MKELDDYKYALDESAIVAITDPKGIIIHANDNFCKISKYSREELIGMDHRIINSSFHPKEFIRDLWITIANGKIWKGELKNKAKDGTIYWVDTTIVPFLDKDNKPYQYVAIRSDITLRKKAEEDLIKYSSALKYKNTQLIDFCNIVSHNLRAPLINISMLVDYIDQSTDEDERQIVHSKIKPVVNHLMEIFNELVESIQIQQETGIITDRNCLEDCLDKVLICFDTQIKEYDANIELDVIDAPIIYFPNKYFESIITNLMSNALKYKSPQRKPNIKIKSRKVNDTVLLSICDNGLGIDIDLHKNNLFKIRKTFHKHPDAKGFGLFMTKTQVESMGGKIWVESQPDMGSTFFVEFNNQNL